The Chryseobacterium sp. G0186 genome includes the window TCAGGTTGTTTCAAATATAAGAATTGAAAAGATTAGATACAATAGACTACCAGAACTCTACAATAATATTGACTCAGTTGTCGAGTTTTACTCTACTAATATAAAACCAGAAAACTATAGTGATAAATCCTCTGTCTTACTAGCAATCATGCTGGAATTTAGCATCATTTTTAATTCTGAAGATCTGTTTAAACAAATACTATCCTTTATAGATGAAAGCCTCAGTTTACAGATTGTATCAATTGACCCGGCAAAACATAAGGTCGAAAAACTTTTGTTTGAAAGAAATTTACACAATGAATATTTTGTAGAAACAATTGACAGGGCTAAAGATGATTTAGAATTTTTAAAAAACAGTGGCATACTAAGTGAATTTAAAAGTACTGTTTTAGAAAAAGTAGAATCGCCTCAGCAATACAATACGGACTTATTGGGGCTATCTTGTATCAGATATCTTGCGCATAGTTATTTTAAAAATGAAATTTTACCAGATGAATGGAGAGCTTTAATAAAAAAGATATAGCTTTTTTATTATATACTATATTTCAGTTTATTTTTCATTAAATTTAATAAACCAACAAATTTAAAACTCATAGCTTTAAAAACAAGACCTAAGAGATTTCAAAGTCGACAGGAGAACCTCATAAACGCCAACGTGATAATAAAAAACTCCCAGAAATACACCTTCACTTACCCCGCAAGGAAAATAAAATAAGATCTCCAAATTTAAAGGCTTTGGAGATCTTATTTAAAAGCAAATAAGTATGTATTATGACAGTTACAATAAATTAACACCTGAAAAATTAGAGTTAGGACTATTCCAGTTATTATTAACAATAGGCACTATATTAGGATACCTACCCATCAACTTAGCTCAACGAATGCCATTTGCAGTATTTTGAGCCCTCCTGGTATTTTCCGCTTCCGGAACCGCTAAATACACAGCCAGCATAACAGTACTTTCCACCAGCACAGAGAAATCAATTGGTTGATCAATAGCCTTTGCTGTCGTTTTATATTTTCGCAGCTTTCCAATCATTTTGTAAGCATATTCAACATTACAAATGAATCTGTCCCATTTTATAAATAGTATGTTTTTATCTTCTCCTAATGATTTCTTTTTAATTTCTGAAAACAAATAATTCATTTTCAAATACATATTTCTAAAATATTTTCTAAATCAGTTAAAAAAGACTTTGGACAGCGTCCTTTTAATTTACTGAAGGAGAGAATTATTTGATAGTCGTCTCTCTCGAGAAAATGGAATATGTTCTCCTACTGTTTCTTATGCTCGATTGGGGGTTGCTTCTGAAATGAACTAGTATGAAGAGACTACCATCATCAACTTCCTGCAATGCAATGCAATGCAATGCATCATATCAAATAGAAAAGCTAAACAGCGGCCTCGGTCTGGCCACATTCCTCATCCACAGGTACGATCGTCCAACCTGCCTCCCTAAACTTTTCTACATCTTGCCCAACGCTATCTCTTCTTATTGCAAAACAGAGCAGATCCGTCGGTCGCGAAAAGCCTACATACATCATTTTTAGCGTTTCATTGGATCTCACCTTATTTAAATGAGAAAAATCCTGTTCCTGAAAAAACAAAGGATTGCTTCCTATAAAATCGGGTCTTTTCTTTGTTCCTTTAACAAACACAGTCAACTTAGCCAGCTCGGATGTGTGGTAATCCGTCTCAACATACATAGTTGCACAATGTGTCTGTCCCTTTACCGAATGGATAGATCCTAATTTGACGACAAGATCATCGTCTTCACCCCCCTCAGATTCTATCATTTCAGCGGCATTGAAATTGAATTCCCTGTTAATAAAACCTTCTGAATTTTCAATTCTAAAATTTCCAATTAAATCGATAATTTGATTTCTTATATAATCAACATAATCATCAAATACCTCCTCATAATTTTCTTCAACAACAATTGAGTAACACCAATTAAATAGTCGATTCTTGAATACGTCATAGTATGCATCCCCCTTACTTTTAATCAACTGAACAAAAGTAGACTTACGATACTTTTTGGGAGAATCTCCAGGAATATTAACGCCTTCAATTCGTAAAATTCTAACAATTCCATTTAAAAGAGATTTCCGCACAGCCTCAAAAGTTGGCTTTTTACGGTCAAACAAAAATATATACTTTCTTAAACAATCGAAATCGTCTCTTCCTTTCTTGATCTCCCTCGAATATTCTGGAAAAAGCTTTCTTAAATGCCACCTTTCAGAACCTTCCTCCTTGTCAGTTGTCCAAGCAATGATATGAAATCCTCTTTCAATATTTTTAGCATTTTGGTTTAGTCCGAAATTTTTAATTAGTCTGATATATCTTTCCTTAAGCGCCATAGCTTGAGTTTCATCCGTAAAGATTAAAAGATGGGGTGGAATTGATTCACGACCGGAAGCACCTACCACCCGATATCCACCACTTCGGTTCAATACGAAGCCATCAACTAGCTTACCAATTACTGGTGTCAACCGATGTGAATTAGTCAGACTTAAATCTGCTTGAAATCTTTCAGGATCAGTCTCATTCCGGGTCCTCCAGACAATTTCGCTATGTAACGATGAACTAGAGTAAATTGCCTGATTTCGATCGCCAATTCTTTGAATAGTGGTGGCAGAACCTTCAGTAAAGAAAATACCTTCTACTAATTGTACCTGATCAAAATCAAGATCCTGCATTTCATCAATAAAAACGTATTTGAACCGACTTTGTAAAACCTCTTTAAGATCAGTTGAACCGGGAAGATTTAAATACCTTTTTGAGATATCAAAGCTATCTTTGAATGACAGAACACCTTGGGACAAAAGACTTAACTTCCACCTTTCCAACTCAAGATAGTATTCTCTATTAACACCAGCATATGTCAATTTCGAGGTATTACCAATTTTAACCTTTCTTCCATCAAGATCATATGAGCAATCCTTCAGAAACTCTAATATATTTCTTTCCTTTTCTCTAGATGTACCTACGAAATCTCTGTTAACCAAGCCGAAAAGCTTATTTTTAAGATTAGCAGGATTTTGTCCTTTTCTGGAATACTGAAGGCTTCTATAAAATGTCTCTACTTCATAGTGGTACATCTCATCGTCATTCTTATGAATATAGCTACCATACAGCTCAAAGCAAGCCTGATTGGCCACAAATTTATTTGTAAAACTCTGAAGCGTCCCTACAAAATTTGGGTATGCAAAAAGCTGCGGACACAGAGGCTTTAAAGCTTTTTCAATCTCCTGGATGGCATGATTTGTATGAGAGAGTATTAATACCCCTCGATTCGCCTCCAAGGGCATTTGTTTAGCCAGACAATACAATTTAGCCAGTAAAACTGTAGTCTTGCCACTTCCAGGTACTGCCAATAAGTCAACCGTATTCATGTTAGCAATAAATGCCCTTCTTTCAGGATCGAAAACCTCCCCGCCTATCAAAATCTCTTCGGCAGCTCTCAAGTGTAATGGATCAATTCTCATAATCATATACTTGTTTAATAGCGTTCACCAAATAAGAAAGATACCGATCTTCAGTAATCTGATCAGCCGTTATGGTGGTATCCTCCAACAACAGTTCAGCAAAAACATTCATAACTGCCACCTTATCTATGGGAGATGTCCCCGATTTCTTTGACAACTTCTTAATAAACTTCCCCTCAAATGAAGCTTTAAATGCATCATTATCCTTTTGGAACTCTTCTGTTTTACTGTGTACTTGTAAAACTGCTTCCTTAAATATATCAGATAAACAAGAACGATAAAGACACCATTCCAGAGTCCATTGTATAGCGATGTTTAATTTTATATCTGTAGACTTGAGTTCACGTTTTAAAACATTAATGTTGCAGAGTTTATTTTTAAACGTTTTGTCTTCCCTAAAAAAAGACCTGAAAACGCCAAACTCATCAGGTCTATTGTCCAGATCGGTAATAATTGCAATTGGGACATTCATTTTACGAGCATCCGCACGCAAAAATATTTTCGCAAAATGCAGGTAGGCTGTTGAAGCCACATTGATAACCGAAATTTCTTTCCTGGCGAGATCCATTCTTAATTTAGCGGCCAGCGTAGGAAGAAGTATCTCTTCAGACCAACCCTCAACTATGATATTTGCCTTTGAAAAGAAAAGGTTACTCTTGGTAACATCTAGGAAACGCTCCAGATACTTATAATCCTTTCGATCCAGTTTAGTATTTCCCTCACCTAGCGGGAACACGTCGTTATTTTTACAAATTATAATTTCCCTTAAATCTGCCTGTGAGGTAATATTAGGGCTATGGCTGGTAAGGATATACTGAATTCCTACCTCTTTTTTCAACCGATTTATTATTTTTAGCTGCGCTTGTGGATGAAGATGTGCTTCGAGTTCTTCGATTAAACATAGCTTAAGACCGTTCCAGTCCGCCTTTCTGAGATGGAGCAATTCTGCAGCCATAAACAGCCTATTCATAGTTCCCAAACCCAAATTTTTCGCACCGATTATTCCAAGCGACATTTTCTCTAAAATATTGGTAATCTTTGTCGGTCCGAAATCAAAAACAGACTCGGAATTGTCGCCTATGAAAGAAACGATGAAATCATCCACTACCTTTTTGATATTTGTGTGATAGCCCAGTTGTTCATCTTTAAATTTATCCCTTATCTGCTCACTTGTACCTTCAAACAGTTCCTCGAATTCGTGCATTCCATTTTCCTGTGTATGCTTGAATTCCTTGTGCTCCTTCAAAATCTGGGACAATCTTGAATTCTTCTTCGCAGCAAGCTCATTATCGGCATCGCGTAAAGCTTTAAGGTATGTACATTTGAGATATTCTTTAGCTTCTGCTGTCAACGTATTTCCCACACGGTCCATACCCGCCTTTACGTCGGTAGGCAAAATCCTGCCATCCTTGTATTCAACCTGATAGATCAGATGCAACTTTGGCCTCCGGAATATCTCTTCCCTACCGCCAACATCCATGACCTCATCCTGATTTCCGCACCACTCTATAAAATTGGCAGCTTCGGCATTGGTGATTCCGGAAAATTCCAGTTCAATCCTTAAAATAGGTGAAATGTGATTATCGTCACTGAAAAAATCGCTCTCTTCGACCTTAATCCATTCATATGCATGTGTTTTTAAAACAAGCTTTATGGCATCAATGATCGCTGATTTCCCCGAATCATTTTCTCCGATCAGAATATTCATTCCCTGATTAAAAGATACTGTGAGATGTGGAGAGTTAAGATCAAAAACTGGACTTCCATATTTTCTGAAGTTCCAGAGTTTTAAAGAAGATATATACATGTAGAGTTAATATGGTTAAAGTGAAAAAATACAAAAAAAAATTAATTTTTAATAACCTACCGTCAATTTATCTAGATCATTACGGAAACCCGTAACATTAGATATTAAATTCGTGGTATTTTTATGCCTGCACTAGTAAATCTCCTAAAACTTTAATAGTTTAAGACAGATATTAATATAAAAAAAACAAAAATTAGTATGAATGAGATATTTTTTTAAATTTGTGCAAGACCATACTACAATAACGTTCATAAATAATCAGTTGGTTTAATATATATTACTAAAGCCTATAAGATCTATGGTAAGTATTTTAAAAAATAATGAAAAACTGACCCCATATTCATTCTACACAAGATTTTTACGAGATGTTGCACTGAACATCAAAACAGAGCAAGACATCACATTTAAGTTAGTGGAAAATGGAGATTCTCAAATATATGATTCAGTATATAACATTGAACCCATAACTATTCCCCTTCTGCTCAGTCTCATTGAACAGCTGAGTAAACATTATAAAAAACCAATCAACTTATCACTGTATAATAATCAGGCAACAAAGCATGTACTTAACTTTCTCTACAAAAGTGATTTCTTTTACGTTGCAGGTAACAACAAAAATCCCTATCATCCCTATGGCAGGAATATCCTAAATTTCAAAGAAGAATATTTAGGTGATTTTATCACCAACAGACCACGTTCAGAACACCGTGTTCGCTTTTATTCATTATTGGAGAATAATCTGCAGCAAAAGCTTAACGAATTTACGAAAGAGGATGACAAAAGAGATTATCTGATTTCTGAATACAGTTATATTGTAAGGGATCATTTTCAAGATCTGTTATTTGATAACGCTAATACTGCTGACAAAATTGACATTTATGTTGAGATTTTATCCGAATTGATTACCAATGGCGTACTACATTCTAAATCAAACACATTTGCCCTTATGTTTGTTAATAAATTTGCAACAAAATTTTCAATATCGGACAATGGAATAGGGCTCGTTCAGTCTTTAAAAACTAAAACTGCAGATTCACTGTATATACCTCAGGAACTGATTCAAAAACTACAGGTAATTAAGATTTTAAATGTCAATTCTAAGATCCTTGAGAATTTTGATTTTATTATTGAAACTCTTTACTATTCATGCTTGAAAGATAGAAGAGGATTGTTTGATCTTATGCTATCGGTTGTGCTAAATTCAAATGGTTATTTCAGGTTACATTGTGACAATGCCCAAATTATCATTTCAAGCCGAATGCAAAAAGAACTAAATCACCTTTCAAGTCTTCGGAACCAACTTTTCGATATCCATCGAAAAATCTTGATAAATGACGTTACACCCGAATCACAATTACCACATATGCTGCAGCTAAAAAATTCAATTTTAGAACACTTCGTTTTGTTGTACGAAAACATCTGCAATAAGTATAACGATGATTACAAATATTCATCCATAAGATTTTTCAATGTTAAATTTCGAGGTGTTCACATCGAAGTAGAAATACCTAACAATTAAATATGATAGTTTCGCAAATAAAAAATGCAAACTTCATATACTTTAGTTTGCATGCAGAAGAAGTTTTCACTTCCAATTATATTAAAGACAATAACGACGGAATTTTTGTCCGAAGTTTGCAGTATGAAACAGTCTGCCGGCTTTTTGCACATTTACAGGAGAATCCACCTACCGGAATAAAATATCTTATTCTGGATTTTAGATATATAGAATATTTACAAAATAACATCTTAGATAAAATTATAGAAATCCGAAATCTCGGCTACAAACTTATTTTTAATAATGTAAATGAAGTACTTATCAAACCTCTTTCATTGGAAAACATAGAGAATGCAAAAAATATTTCCAATGAATTCGGCGGTTATGATCTATTCTATTTTTTCACTAGCGAAACTGAAGAAATTTACTCGACAGAACTCAGAGCCAATGTTCTTTTCAGAAACCACTTTAAAGAATTGATCAAAGAAAAATATATTTCCCCATACAATCAGAAACATGCATCGTCTTTTGTGTATCTACATTCATTTATCGATTTGAAAAAATTGATCAGTGCGGAAAGACCATTTATATATTTTGCTCTGTATAAGCTAGCGGTCAAAATGTACGGCAAATGGAAAAATGATATTGATAACAGTCCTATTTTGGTCGGTCAAAGCTTGACAAGCACATTTATCGTCTCCATATTATCGAAGCTATTGAAATTAGATATCCTTATTTTTGATAAAATTGGTCCAATCAACAAATTATATAATAAACTTGAAAAGCATAGTTTTGAAAACACGAAATACATAATCGTTTCTGATCTTGTTTGTCTTGGAACAGAGGTTAAAATAACTAAAAATCTCATAGAATTTTCAGGTGGAAAATATCTTGGTAATGTTTCTTTGGTTAAAATCGAAACATTGACGCGTGAGGATCTGCAACTGGACAATGTGGATCGGACAATTGCAATATTTTCCGTTTCTGAACATAACAATGAAGAATTAGGCTACTACATTTATACTAACTTAAAACCACTCAATGCGTAATATTATTTTACACCTTTCAGATTTGCATGTATCATTACACAAGGTTTTAGGAGGTGGGCTGGCTGAAGTCAATTTTCGACTTAACACAGAGACTGATACAGAACCTGGAATGCACTATATTGATAAATTTATCAACGTAGTAAAAAGAGACTATTCAGGCGCTAAAATATATCTTTTAATCACTGGGGATATTACCAATGCTGGCGAAATCAAGGAATTTGAGTTTGCAGCTATCTTCATTAAAAAGATTATTGATGATCTCAACATTAATAAAGAACATGTTCTATTAGTACCTGGTGATCATGATCTTAACAGAAGATCGATTCAAAACCTTTATGCTGAAGACGAGAATCCCTCAAGAGCAATCGTAAATGAAACAAAATTTAAAAATTTTTCTAAGTTTTATTCTAACTTGTTAGGAAAGCCATTTGATGCTAATAAAGTTATCTTCGATACTTTGTTAGTAGAAGACAGCATTTTACTAATGGGACTAAACTCCTGCTTGGGAATTGATATGAAACAGCGTGATGGAAGTATTTCAATTACCGCCTTTGAAAATGAATTCAAAAGTATGGAGGAGACGGGTAAAAAGATTATTGCATGTACCCATCACAATATGACAGCAGCATTTGAGAATAGTAATGCAGGGCAATGGACAAGTGATAATAGAAAAAGATTCATCAATAAATTGATAGAATTTGACATTAATCTAGTACTTTGTGGCAACGAACATATCAGTAGCACAAGATCAATTCTAGGCGATCAACTTACCATCAGTGATCCAGGTTGCTTAACCACTTTATCATATGATGCGGCTTTTAAGGTATATCCTATTGAAATAGGAGATGATATCGTTCTGCATAATAAAATCTATGCCCTACAAAATATTTCAGACAATGATTTCGGTTATGAATGGGATTTAAGAAGTCACCATGCATCGCATCAGCAAGAGGAGTATGTGATTTTCAAAAAACAGCCACCGCAGCTTGATCCAGAGATAATTGAGATAACTGAGGAAGATACAACCGAAGTTACTACTGTAGCAGAAACTTCAAATACTGATCATGAGTCTTCTGACGAAAATATTTATTATAGTCCAGAATTTACCGATGTTCTATACGACAAAGTAAGGGATCTTAAAATATTTTACACCGGACATTACCATTATAGTGAAACATCTAGAGCACATAATTGGATTGACGTATCGAAACTTATAGAAAATAAAGATAACCTGAATTTTTTAAAAAATGCAGTCATTGATGTGCTGGAAAAAAAAATTGGGGAAGAAAATATTGATATGATTGTTGGGTTGGGGTATGAAGGAAATATTATCTCAACAAAAGCAGCTATAAAATTTAATAAGCCATATTCCTTTCTACCCTATTCATATAGACATGATGAGCATCACGAATCTGAACGATTGTTAAACTTCGACAATCCCGACGGTGAATTCAAAAATATACTTATTATAACGGATGTGGTAAACGATGGTAGAACCATCCGAAAACTGATAAAAAAAAGGCAAGATCCGTTTTTCCGGAACGTAAGTAAAATCTATGTCATATCTCTTTTTTATACCGGGCAACATCCCATTAATAACAATATTTTGAACTATGGATTTTTGCAAATGATACCGAACTACGATTTGGAAAATGATGAAGCAGTCAATAACATCGAATTCTATACTGTTAAGAGTTTAAAAGTAGAAAAATGTCCATATGGAAAGGATTTCAGGACAGAGTGCTTTATCTATAAAGACGAACTAAGTTGT containing:
- a CDS encoding phosphoribosyltransferase family protein, whose amino-acid sequence is MRNIILHLSDLHVSLHKVLGGGLAEVNFRLNTETDTEPGMHYIDKFINVVKRDYSGAKIYLLITGDITNAGEIKEFEFAAIFIKKIIDDLNINKEHVLLVPGDHDLNRRSIQNLYAEDENPSRAIVNETKFKNFSKFYSNLLGKPFDANKVIFDTLLVEDSILLMGLNSCLGIDMKQRDGSISITAFENEFKSMEETGKKIIACTHHNMTAAFENSNAGQWTSDNRKRFINKLIEFDINLVLCGNEHISSTRSILGDQLTISDPGCLTTLSYDAAFKVYPIEIGDDIVLHNKIYALQNISDNDFGYEWDLRSHHASHQQEEYVIFKKQPPQLDPEIIEITEEDTTEVTTVAETSNTDHESSDENIYYSPEFTDVLYDKVRDLKIFYTGHYHYSETSRAHNWIDVSKLIENKDNLNFLKNAVIDVLEKKIGEENIDMIVGLGYEGNIISTKAAIKFNKPYSFLPYSYRHDEHHESERLLNFDNPDGEFKNILIITDVVNDGRTIRKLIKKRQDPFFRNVSKIYVISLFYTGQHPINNNILNYGFLQMIPNYDLENDEAVNNIEFYTVKSLKVEKCPYGKDFRTECFIYKDELSCVNLFYDERKYVEK
- a CDS encoding ATP-dependent nuclease, which encodes MYISSLKLWNFRKYGSPVFDLNSPHLTVSFNQGMNILIGENDSGKSAIIDAIKLVLKTHAYEWIKVEESDFFSDDNHISPILRIELEFSGITNAEAANFIEWCGNQDEVMDVGGREEIFRRPKLHLIYQVEYKDGRILPTDVKAGMDRVGNTLTAEAKEYLKCTYLKALRDADNELAAKKNSRLSQILKEHKEFKHTQENGMHEFEELFEGTSEQIRDKFKDEQLGYHTNIKKVVDDFIVSFIGDNSESVFDFGPTKITNILEKMSLGIIGAKNLGLGTMNRLFMAAELLHLRKADWNGLKLCLIEELEAHLHPQAQLKIINRLKKEVGIQYILTSHSPNITSQADLREIIICKNNDVFPLGEGNTKLDRKDYKYLERFLDVTKSNLFFSKANIIVEGWSEEILLPTLAAKLRMDLARKEISVINVASTAYLHFAKIFLRADARKMNVPIAIITDLDNRPDEFGVFRSFFREDKTFKNKLCNINVLKRELKSTDIKLNIAIQWTLEWCLYRSCLSDIFKEAVLQVHSKTEEFQKDNDAFKASFEGKFIKKLSKKSGTSPIDKVAVMNVFAELLLEDTTITADQITEDRYLSYLVNAIKQVYDYEN
- a CDS encoding UvrD-helicase domain-containing protein, whose translation is MRIDPLHLRAAEEILIGGEVFDPERRAFIANMNTVDLLAVPGSGKTTVLLAKLYCLAKQMPLEANRGVLILSHTNHAIQEIEKALKPLCPQLFAYPNFVGTLQSFTNKFVANQACFELYGSYIHKNDDEMYHYEVETFYRSLQYSRKGQNPANLKNKLFGLVNRDFVGTSREKERNILEFLKDCSYDLDGRKVKIGNTSKLTYAGVNREYYLELERWKLSLLSQGVLSFKDSFDISKRYLNLPGSTDLKEVLQSRFKYVFIDEMQDLDFDQVQLVEGIFFTEGSATTIQRIGDRNQAIYSSSSLHSEIVWRTRNETDPERFQADLSLTNSHRLTPVIGKLVDGFVLNRSGGYRVVGASGRESIPPHLLIFTDETQAMALKERYIRLIKNFGLNQNAKNIERGFHIIAWTTDKEEGSERWHLRKLFPEYSREIKKGRDDFDCLRKYIFLFDRKKPTFEAVRKSLLNGIVRILRIEGVNIPGDSPKKYRKSTFVQLIKSKGDAYYDVFKNRLFNWCYSIVVEENYEEVFDDYVDYIRNQIIDLIGNFRIENSEGFINREFNFNAAEMIESEGGEDDDLVVKLGSIHSVKGQTHCATMYVETDYHTSELAKLTVFVKGTKKRPDFIGSNPLFFQEQDFSHLNKVRSNETLKMMYVGFSRPTDLLCFAIRRDSVGQDVEKFREAGWTIVPVDEECGQTEAAV